In a genomic window of Deltaproteobacteria bacterium:
- a CDS encoding SDR family oxidoreductase, giving the protein MEAIKRGERVKGKVALVAGAGSIEPGWGNGKAAAVLYAREGAQVFAVDFRLEAAEETRTIIESEGGTCATFAADVTSETDVKAMVDACLNTFGRIDILHNNVGGQGPGRWVLDIERDDWDAVLARNVTSVLLTCKAVIPIMIRQGGGAIVNISSIASMRHVNVPTASYSAAKGAVNQLTLNLALQYADKHIRANCVLPGYIDTPFTRRIVAGKPSYEYKGFTSADEYRKARDAIVPLGRGGTAWDVARAALFLASDDADYITGVMLPVDGGVTATCPGV; this is encoded by the coding sequence ATGGAAGCGATCAAACGAGGCGAACGCGTGAAAGGCAAGGTGGCGCTTGTGGCGGGAGCCGGGTCCATCGAGCCCGGGTGGGGCAACGGCAAGGCGGCGGCGGTGCTCTACGCGCGCGAGGGAGCGCAGGTGTTCGCGGTGGACTTTCGCCTGGAGGCGGCGGAGGAAACCAGGACCATCATCGAATCCGAGGGAGGCACTTGCGCGACGTTCGCCGCGGACGTGACCTCGGAAACGGATGTCAAAGCCATGGTGGACGCCTGCCTGAATACCTTCGGCCGCATCGACATCCTCCACAACAACGTCGGCGGCCAGGGGCCGGGGCGTTGGGTCCTGGACATCGAGCGCGACGACTGGGATGCCGTGCTGGCGCGCAACGTGACCTCGGTGCTGCTCACCTGCAAGGCCGTGATCCCCATCATGATCCGCCAGGGCGGCGGCGCCATCGTCAACATCTCGTCCATCGCCAGCATGCGCCACGTCAACGTGCCCACCGCCTCCTATTCCGCGGCCAAGGGCGCCGTCAACCAGCTCACCCTGAACCTGGCCCTGCAATACGCCGACAAGCACATCCGCGCCAACTGCGTGCTGCCGGGCTACATCGACACGCCGTTCACCCGCCGGATCGTCGCCGGCAAACCCAGCTACGAGTACAAGGGCTTCACCTCGGCGGACGAATACCGCAAGGCCCGCGACGCCATCGTCCCGCTGGGCCGCGGCGGCACCGCCTGGGACGTGGCCCGGGCCGCGCTCTTCCTGGCCTCGGACGACGCCGACTACATCACCGGCGTCATGCTGCCGGTGGACGGCGGCGTCACCGCTACCTGCCCCGGCGTATGA
- a CDS encoding acetoacetate--CoA ligase has product MTPLWTPTGQQVRDSHLHRFRERLRADHDIPDDSFAALHRWSVSRLEDFWAAAWLDATGQAPAGPVLADGAMPPAGRLEREVWFPGTRFNFAEQLLRHRDERVAIIEENELGQCRAVTFRELHALTGRCQAGLRRAGVGPGDRVAGYLPNVLETVVAMLATASLGAVWTATSADFGFQGVFDRFSQIHPKVLVSADGYSYNGRRHDCIDKTRRLVDALPALERWVVVAGADARLPGGATAWESFLEAEPAEPTFADVPFDHPVYILYTSGTTGLPKCIVHGAGGTALKHHVEHKLHTDVDRDDTVFFFTTCGWMMWHWLVSGLAQGATVVLYDGSPAYPNHDRLFRLAEDHGITVFGTSPKLLATLEKNGFHAAGNYRLDGLRAVLSTGSPLEASQFHYVHDAVKPDAQVCSISGGTDIIGCFVLGNPISPVYPGQIQGPALGVDVAVFDEQGRPLAGEQGELVCRKPFPSMPLGFWNDPGDARYRETYFDTYPGVWCHGDYIEATPEHGFAIHGRSDTTLNPAGIRFGTAEIYRIVERLPFVQDSIVAGYRHEYETRVALFVVLDRPLDPETADAIRAAIRAQATPRHVPAIVRQISQVPVTRNGKKVEKAVSAILNHEPVRNREALANPEALDEIEACIRGS; this is encoded by the coding sequence ATGACGCCTCTCTGGACACCCACGGGACAGCAGGTCCGGGATTCCCATCTGCACCGTTTCCGTGAGCGGCTGCGCGCCGACCATGACATTCCAGACGATTCCTTTGCCGCGCTGCACCGCTGGAGCGTGTCGCGGCTGGAGGATTTCTGGGCGGCGGCGTGGCTGGACGCCACGGGACAGGCGCCCGCCGGGCCGGTGCTGGCGGACGGCGCCATGCCCCCGGCCGGGCGCCTGGAGCGCGAGGTGTGGTTCCCCGGCACGCGGTTCAACTTCGCCGAGCAGCTTCTCCGGCACCGTGACGAGCGTGTCGCCATCATCGAGGAGAACGAGCTTGGCCAGTGCCGCGCGGTGACGTTCCGGGAGCTCCATGCCCTCACCGGCCGCTGCCAGGCCGGCCTTCGGCGCGCCGGTGTCGGACCCGGGGACCGGGTCGCGGGCTACCTGCCCAACGTGCTGGAGACCGTGGTGGCCATGCTGGCGACGGCCTCCCTGGGCGCGGTATGGACCGCCACCTCCGCGGACTTCGGGTTCCAGGGAGTGTTCGACCGTTTCAGCCAGATCCATCCGAAGGTGCTGGTGTCGGCGGACGGCTACTCCTACAACGGCAGGCGCCACGACTGTATCGACAAGACCCGGCGGCTGGTGGATGCTCTCCCCGCCTTGGAACGGTGGGTGGTGGTCGCGGGCGCGGACGCGCGGCTGCCCGGCGGCGCCACGGCGTGGGAGTCGTTTCTCGAGGCGGAGCCCGCCGAACCGACGTTCGCCGATGTTCCCTTCGACCACCCGGTGTACATCCTCTACACGTCGGGCACCACGGGGCTGCCCAAGTGCATCGTGCACGGTGCGGGCGGCACCGCGCTCAAGCACCACGTGGAGCACAAGCTCCACACGGACGTCGACCGCGACGACACGGTCTTTTTCTTCACCACCTGCGGCTGGATGATGTGGCACTGGCTCGTGAGCGGACTGGCGCAGGGAGCGACGGTGGTCCTGTACGACGGCAGCCCCGCCTACCCGAATCACGACAGGCTGTTCCGCCTCGCGGAGGACCACGGCATCACGGTGTTCGGCACCAGCCCGAAACTGCTGGCCACCCTCGAGAAGAACGGGTTCCACGCCGCGGGCAACTACCGGCTCGACGGCCTGCGCGCCGTGCTCTCCACCGGGTCGCCGCTGGAAGCCTCCCAGTTCCACTACGTCCACGACGCCGTCAAGCCGGACGCGCAGGTCTGCTCGATTTCGGGCGGCACGGACATCATCGGCTGCTTCGTGCTCGGGAACCCCATCTCGCCGGTCTACCCGGGGCAGATCCAGGGACCCGCCCTGGGCGTGGACGTCGCCGTCTTCGACGAGCAGGGACGCCCGCTGGCGGGTGAGCAGGGGGAGTTGGTATGCCGGAAGCCGTTCCCTTCCATGCCGCTGGGCTTCTGGAACGACCCCGGCGACGCCCGCTACCGCGAGACCTACTTCGACACCTACCCCGGAGTGTGGTGTCACGGCGACTACATCGAGGCCACTCCCGAGCATGGGTTCGCGATCCACGGCCGCAGCGACACGACGCTGAACCCCGCGGGAATCCGGTTCGGCACCGCGGAGATCTACCGTATCGTCGAACGGCTACCCTTCGTCCAGGACAGCATCGTCGCCGGCTACCGGCATGAGTATGAAACCAGGGTCGCGTTGTTCGTGGTGCTGGACCGGCCCCTGGACCCGGAGACGGCCGACGCCATTCGCGCGGCCATCCGCGCCCAGGCCACGCCGCGCCACGTGCCGGCTATTGTGCGGCAAATCAGCCAGGTACCGGTGACACGGAACGGGAAGAAGGTGGAGAAGGCGGTGTCCGCCATACTCAACCACGAGCCGGTCCGCAACCGGGAAGCCTTGGCGAACCCGGAGGCCCTGGACGAAATCGAGGCCTGCATTCGCGGCTCCTGA
- a CDS encoding LLM class flavin-dependent oxidoreductase has translation MAERRVGVEIPGADVQGVLDDIREAESLGIQAVWLTTGGPRTADNNIRRDTPSILAAAAMCTETIQLGTAIVLTWPRHPLAFVEYCEAMAQLAPGRFRLGLGPGNKAPIERTYGFAFERPLGHLTEYVQIVRSVLREGAVNFNGRFYRAQTADNVPVDVPVLISAVRPKSFELAGACTDGAISWLCPGAYLRDHALPAMAAGAEKAGQPAPPLIAHVAVSLHDDWDEVEAVARERFDSYMRRDPYVEMYRIAGFAEAEQRAWSTSMLKSLVVSGDEEEAGRRLLELFSFGAAEIMVSVLPAGSAPESSRRRTLEFLGEFARTL, from the coding sequence ATGGCGGAACGAAGGGTCGGAGTCGAGATTCCGGGGGCCGATGTTCAGGGCGTGCTCGACGACATTCGCGAGGCGGAGTCTTTGGGGATCCAGGCGGTGTGGCTCACCACCGGCGGTCCCAGGACCGCGGACAACAACATCCGGCGGGACACGCCGAGCATCCTGGCGGCCGCGGCCATGTGCACCGAGACCATCCAACTGGGTACGGCCATCGTGCTGACCTGGCCGCGCCACCCGCTGGCCTTCGTGGAGTACTGCGAGGCCATGGCCCAGCTCGCGCCGGGCCGCTTCCGGCTCGGGTTGGGGCCGGGCAACAAGGCGCCCATCGAGCGCACCTACGGGTTCGCGTTCGAGCGCCCCCTGGGCCACTTGACCGAGTACGTGCAAATCGTCCGCTCCGTGCTGCGGGAGGGGGCGGTGAACTTCAACGGACGTTTCTACCGCGCTCAGACCGCGGACAACGTGCCCGTGGACGTTCCCGTGCTGATCTCGGCGGTGCGCCCCAAGTCCTTCGAGCTTGCCGGGGCCTGCACCGACGGCGCCATAAGCTGGCTGTGTCCCGGCGCCTACCTGCGCGACCACGCGCTGCCGGCCATGGCCGCGGGCGCGGAAAAGGCGGGGCAGCCTGCGCCACCGCTTATCGCCCACGTGGCCGTGAGCCTCCACGACGACTGGGATGAAGTCGAAGCCGTGGCGAGAGAGCGCTTCGACTCGTACATGCGGCGGGACCCGTACGTCGAGATGTACCGCATCGCCGGCTTCGCCGAAGCGGAACAGCGGGCGTGGAGCACGTCGATGCTGAAGTCGCTGGTGGTCTCGGGTGACGAGGAGGAAGCCGGGCGCCGGCTGCTGGAGTTGTTTTCGTTCGGCGCCGCGGAGATCATGGTCAGCGTCCTGCCCGCCGGCAGTGCCCCCGAGTCCAGCCGCCGGCGCACCCTTGAATTTCTGGGCGAGTTCGCGCGCACCCTCTAA
- a CDS encoding alcohol dehydrogenase catalytic domain-containing protein, with amino-acid sequence MMKAVVVREFGDVDVMRMEQLPVPSPGAGEVLIQVHSVSVNQTLDIAVRQGRYRTDLRFPVVLGTDPAGVVVAAGDGVASTRRGERVAVVASIRCGECRFCLMGREDSCPRSKHLGLDRWGGYAEYVTVPAENVFPIPENLSFGEASVVTRHFPTAINLLLNHAQLEQGEWVLIMGAAGALGSCGVQIARHQGARVIAAAGADSRAQGAMGYGAEFAVNYREQDLEREVLRITDGHGVDVLFENIADPTLWPGAFNSLAFAGRLVTAGAHGGGTVPLDVKRLYLRRIRITGQPGATRKDVELALSLAGRGEVRAIIDRTMPLERVKEAHELLERGGIVGKIVLDPTLG; translated from the coding sequence ATGATGAAGGCAGTCGTCGTGAGAGAGTTCGGCGACGTTGACGTGATGCGGATGGAGCAGCTTCCCGTCCCGTCCCCCGGGGCGGGAGAGGTGCTGATCCAGGTACACTCGGTTTCGGTCAATCAGACGCTGGACATCGCGGTGCGGCAGGGCCGTTACCGCACCGACCTCCGGTTCCCGGTGGTGCTTGGCACCGATCCCGCGGGCGTGGTGGTGGCCGCCGGCGACGGAGTGGCGTCCACGCGCCGCGGCGAGCGGGTCGCGGTGGTGGCTTCCATCCGCTGCGGCGAGTGCCGCTTCTGCCTCATGGGCCGGGAGGACTCGTGCCCCCGGAGCAAGCACCTGGGGCTGGACCGCTGGGGCGGGTACGCGGAGTACGTGACCGTGCCGGCGGAGAATGTCTTCCCGATCCCGGAGAATCTGTCTTTCGGTGAAGCCTCGGTGGTCACGCGCCACTTCCCCACGGCCATCAACCTGCTGCTCAACCACGCGCAACTCGAACAGGGCGAATGGGTGCTGATCATGGGGGCGGCGGGGGCGCTGGGCAGTTGCGGCGTGCAGATCGCCCGGCACCAGGGCGCCCGCGTCATCGCGGCGGCGGGCGCCGATTCCAGGGCGCAAGGGGCCATGGGCTACGGCGCCGAGTTCGCCGTCAACTACCGGGAGCAGGACCTGGAGCGGGAAGTGCTGCGTATCACGGACGGCCACGGCGTCGACGTGCTGTTCGAGAACATCGCCGACCCGACGCTCTGGCCCGGGGCCTTCAACAGCCTCGCCTTCGCCGGCCGGCTCGTGACCGCGGGCGCCCACGGCGGCGGCACCGTACCGCTGGACGTGAAGCGGCTCTACCTCAGGCGCATCCGCATCACCGGGCAGCCCGGCGCCACCCGCAAGGACGTGGAACTGGCCCTGTCGCTGGCCGGCCGGGGAGAGGTCCGCGCCATCATCGACCGCACCATGCCGTTGGAGCGCGTGAAAGAGGCGCACGAGTTGCTGGAGCGGGGTGGGATCGTCGGCAAGATCGTGCTCGACCCTACCCTGGGCTGA
- a CDS encoding alpha/beta fold hydrolase — MNTRSGTIEAIRAGLGAPELLLEMDWEGWLAMPAPYPETGFASREVTARYERNGYQWDIHGTLYTPEREADPGRAVVVFHGGAGSERIMDTTPDGRPGLARVLASQGFATLAVTYPGHYPPGGVWTEPVPERMPVYLLDRELPVKEILDRSLKCTFNTILQGAGLLTDTHLPGRDVLAFGHSTGGPMAAHLHRFVRSARITGLLGFGSGGPDGWRKEWRERTGAEEYSEVPVEQISRRSPESFRAARYEDPEDLTPWGGPEEYMAWANPMRSQMKTSLCDNQHNGAVGILDRYVEATGLPRDEYYDHLQDPDPEWLGNVGVLLVVGENDRGHWIQGERLEDKREMFMAAKYAAANARCHVVLIPRYGHVGYAELHNEKIAHLWLWAVREGFFTP; from the coding sequence ATGAACACGCGAAGCGGCACCATTGAAGCGATACGGGCGGGCTTGGGAGCACCTGAGCTTCTCCTCGAGATGGACTGGGAAGGTTGGCTGGCCATGCCGGCGCCCTACCCGGAGACCGGGTTCGCGAGCCGCGAGGTAACAGCGCGGTACGAGCGCAACGGTTACCAGTGGGACATCCACGGCACGCTCTACACGCCCGAGCGGGAAGCCGACCCCGGCCGGGCCGTCGTCGTGTTTCACGGCGGCGCCGGCAGCGAGCGCATCATGGACACGACCCCGGACGGCCGTCCGGGACTGGCGCGGGTGCTGGCGTCCCAGGGATTCGCGACCTTGGCCGTCACCTATCCGGGGCATTACCCGCCGGGCGGCGTGTGGACCGAGCCCGTGCCCGAGCGCATGCCGGTCTACCTGCTCGACCGGGAGCTTCCCGTGAAGGAAATCCTGGACCGGAGCCTCAAGTGCACCTTCAACACGATTCTGCAGGGCGCCGGGCTGCTCACCGACACGCACCTGCCGGGACGGGACGTGCTCGCCTTCGGCCATTCCACCGGCGGCCCCATGGCCGCGCACCTGCACCGCTTCGTGCGGAGCGCCCGCATCACCGGGCTGCTGGGCTTCGGCTCCGGCGGCCCGGACGGCTGGCGCAAGGAATGGCGCGAGCGCACCGGCGCCGAAGAGTATAGCGAGGTCCCCGTGGAACAGATCTCCCGCCGCTCGCCCGAGAGCTTTCGCGCGGCGCGCTACGAGGACCCGGAGGACCTCACCCCCTGGGGCGGCCCGGAGGAGTACATGGCGTGGGCCAACCCGATGCGTTCCCAGATGAAGACCAGCCTGTGCGACAACCAGCACAACGGCGCAGTCGGGATCCTTGACCGCTACGTGGAGGCTACGGGCCTTCCGCGGGACGAGTACTACGATCACCTCCAGGACCCCGACCCCGAGTGGCTCGGGAACGTCGGCGTGCTGTTGGTGGTAGGCGAGAACGACAGGGGGCACTGGATCCAGGGAGAGCGCCTGGAAGACAAGCGCGAGATGTTCATGGCCGCCAAGTATGCCGCGGCGAACGCCCGTTGCCACGTGGTCCTGATCCCCCGCTACGGCCACGTGGGCTACGCCGAACTCCACAACGAGAAGATCGCCCACCTGTGGCTGTGGGCGGTGAGGGAGGGGTTCTTCACCCCGTGA
- a CDS encoding alpha/beta hydrolase, which yields MEPRMRPLEELKPEILRRAGGANPFEWVKPEDAAEVVGWLESTEDDHWAEVWGRMGARYEALGEEQENKGEPCGESYYLAYDYYRIGRYPVASTPGKQACYEASLRNFLKAAPHMDPPLERVEIPFEGKSLICYLQIPRGANRPPVVLHWGGVDGWKEDRRRPSEAFHRLGLATMTIDMPGAGENPLLATDLKAERTFSAALDYLETRPDVDGSRLGAMGGSFGGYWAAKVAHVEAQRLKGVVDWGGGVHLTFQEEWLRPALTTRAEQYLMGPASLLDARGYIFRTRDLDEILRRAPTLSLVTQGLIDQPCAPLLLINGKLDDQHPIDDFYLLLEHGDPKDVCIFPDGGHMGRVPGKSNEPALSVLTEWLHRKLTG from the coding sequence ATGGAACCGAGAATGCGACCCCTGGAGGAGTTGAAACCGGAAATCCTGCGGCGCGCGGGCGGTGCCAATCCCTTCGAGTGGGTGAAGCCGGAGGACGCCGCCGAGGTGGTCGGATGGCTCGAATCCACCGAGGACGACCACTGGGCGGAAGTATGGGGCCGCATGGGCGCGCGCTACGAGGCGCTGGGCGAGGAACAGGAGAACAAAGGCGAACCGTGCGGCGAGTCCTACTACCTCGCATACGATTACTACCGCATCGGCCGCTATCCGGTTGCCTCGACACCGGGCAAGCAAGCCTGTTACGAGGCGTCGCTGCGGAACTTCCTGAAGGCCGCGCCGCACATGGACCCGCCGTTGGAGCGGGTGGAGATCCCCTTCGAAGGGAAGTCGCTCATCTGCTACCTGCAAATCCCGCGCGGCGCGAACCGGCCTCCGGTGGTGCTCCATTGGGGCGGCGTGGACGGCTGGAAGGAGGACCGGCGCCGGCCCAGCGAGGCTTTCCACCGGCTGGGCCTTGCCACCATGACCATCGACATGCCGGGGGCCGGCGAGAACCCCCTCCTCGCGACCGACCTCAAGGCGGAGCGCACCTTCTCCGCGGCCCTGGACTACCTGGAGACGCGGCCGGACGTGGACGGGTCACGCCTGGGCGCCATGGGCGGCAGCTTCGGCGGCTACTGGGCGGCCAAGGTGGCGCACGTGGAAGCGCAGCGGCTCAAGGGCGTCGTGGACTGGGGCGGCGGCGTGCACCTGACCTTCCAGGAAGAGTGGCTGCGACCGGCGCTGACGACCCGGGCGGAACAGTATCTCATGGGACCGGCCAGCCTGCTGGACGCGCGCGGGTACATCTTCCGCACCCGCGACCTCGACGAGATCCTGCGGCGGGCGCCGACGCTCTCGCTGGTGACGCAGGGACTCATCGACCAGCCGTGCGCGCCGCTGCTGCTCATCAACGGCAAGCTCGACGACCAGCACCCCATCGACGACTTCTACCTGCTGCTGGAGCACGGCGACCCCAAGGACGTGTGCATCTTCCCCGACGGAGGGCACATGGGCCGGGTGCCCGGCAAATCCAACGAGCCGGCGCTGAGCGTGCTGACGGAGTGGCTGCACCGGAAGCTCACGGGGTGA